A genomic window from Labeo rohita strain BAU-BD-2019 chromosome 6, IGBB_LRoh.1.0, whole genome shotgun sequence includes:
- the sec23b gene encoding protein transport protein Sec23B — protein sequence MATFQEFIQQNEDRDGIRCSWNLWPSSRLEATRLVVPVSCLYTPLKERPDLPPVQYEPVLCSRANCKAVLNPLCQVDFRAKIWACNFCFQRNSFPPSYAGISEVNQPAELMPQFSTIEYIVQRGPPTPLIFLYVVDTCLEEEDLQALKESLQMSLSLLPPNALVGLITFGRMIQVHELSCEGIAKSYVFRGTKDLTPKQIQEMLGLMKPATSGQQGKPLAPHDAAASCRFLQPVQAVDMNLTDLLGELQRDPWPVPQGKRPLRSTGIALSIAIGLLEGTFPNTGARVMLFTGGPPTQGPGMVVGDELKTPIRSWHDIQKDNARHLKKATKYYEALANRAAVNGHSVDIYACALDQTGLLEMKCLSNLTGGHIVMGDSFNTSLFKQTFQRVFSKDYNGEFRMAFGGTLEVKTSRELKVSGAIGPCVSLNTKGPCVSDNEMGVGGTCQWKICSLTPATTLALYFEVVNQHNAPIPQGGRGAIQFVTQYQHSNTQRRIRVTTIARNWADAQSQIQHIESSFDQEASAVLMARLGVFRAESEEGPDVLRWLDRQLIRLCQKFGQFNKDDPNSFRLSESLSLYPQFMFHLRRSPFLQVFNNSPDESSYYRHHFVRQDLTQSLIMIQPILYSYSFYGPPEPVLLDSSSILPDRILLMDTFFQLVIYHGETIAQWRKAGYQEMAEYENFKQLLQAPLDDAQEILQTRFPMPRYIDTEHGGSQARFLLSKVNPSQTHNNLYAWGQESGAPILTDDVSLQVFMDHLKKLAVSSSA from the exons ATGGCGACCTTCCAAGAGTTCATCCAACAGAATGAAGATCGTGATGGAATACGCTGCAGTTGGAACCTCTGGCCTTCTAGTCGCCTGGAGGCCACACGGCTAGTGGTTCCTGTTTCCTGCCTCTACACTCCTCTCAAAGAGAGACCGGACCTGCCTCCGGTCCAGTACGAGCCGGTACTATGCAGCCGGGCCAACTGCAAAGCCGTACTCAACCCACTCTG TCAAGTGGACTTCAGAGCTAAGATATGGGCTTGCAACTTTTGCTTCCAGAGGAACTCT TTTCCTCCATCATACGCAGGCATTTCAGAAGTGAATCAGCCCGCAGAATTAATGCCTCAGTTCTCCACAATTGAGTACATAGTGCAg CGTGGACCTCCAACCCCTCTCATCTTCCTGTATGTGGTGGACACATGTCTAGAGGAGGAAGACCTCCAGGCCCTAAAAGAATCCCTTCAGATGTCTTTGAGTCTCTTGCCGCCCAATGCCCTGGTGGGCCTCATCACCTTCGGCCGCATGATTCAGGTCCATGAACTCAGCTGCGAAGGTATCGCCAAGAGCTACGTCTTCCGTGGCACAAAAGACCTCACGCCCAAACAGATACAG GAGATGCTGGGACTGATGAAGCCAGCCACGTCTGGACAGCAAGGCAAACCACTGGCCCCTCATGACGCTGCTGCTTCCTGCAG ATTTCTGCAGCCTGTGCAAGCAGTAGACATGAACCTGACTGACCTTCTAGGGGAGTTGCAGAGAGACCCCTGGCCTGTTCCTCAGGGGAAGAGACCTCTCCGTTCCACAGGCATTGCCCTTTCCATTGCTATTGGACTGCTGGAG GGCACTTTCCCGAACACAGGCGCCCGTGTGATGCTGTTCACCGGTGGTCCCCCAACACAGGGGCCCGGCATGGTGGTGGGAGATGAACTAAAGACCCCCATCCGCTCCTGGCATGACATCCAGAAAGACAACGCTCGCCATTTGAAGAAAGCAACTAAG TATTACGAGGCTCTGGCAAACCGGGCAGCAGTAAACGGACACAGCGTTGACATCTACGCCTGTGCGCTGGATCAGACGGGATTGCTAGAGATGAAATGTCTGTCCAACCTCACAGG GGGCCATATTGTCATGGGTGATTCCTTCAACACCTCTCTGTTCAAGCAGACCTTCCAAAGAGTCTTCAGCAAAGACTACAATGGAGAGTTTCGTATGGCTTTTGGTGGTACCTTGGAAGTGAAG ACTTCAAGAGAGCTGAAGGTGTCTGGTGCGATCGGGCCATGTGTTTCCCTTAACACCAAAGGACCCTGTGtttcagacaat GAAATGGGTGTTGGAGGAACATGTCAGTGGAAGATTTGTAGTCTCACACCTGCTACCACCCTGGCACTGTACTTTGAAGTAGTAAATCAG CACAACGCCCCGATTCCTCAGGGTGGGAGAGGAGCTATTCAGTTTGTTACACAATACCAGCATTCGAACACGCAGCGGCGGATCCGTGTCACCACCATTGCCAGGAA TTGGGCTGACGCACAGTCTCAGATCCAGCATATTGAATCGTCATTTGATCAGGAAGCCTCTGCTGTTCTCATGGCCCGGCTTGGCGTCTTCAGGGCGGAGTCAGAGGAGGGGCCTGATGTTCTCCGCTGGCTAGACAGGCAGCTCATTCGCTTG TGCCAGAAGTTTGGCCAGTTTAATAAAGATGATCCAAACTCCTTCAGACTGTCTGAATCTCTCTCGCTGTACCCACAG TTCATGTTCCACTTGAGGAGATCCCCATTCCTGCAGGTGTTCAATAACAGTCCGGATGAGTCGTCCTACTACAGGCATCATTTTGTGCGTCAGGATCTGACACAGTCGCTCATAATGATCCAGCCCATCCTCTACTCCTACTCTTTCTACGGCCCACCAGAG CCCGTTCTTTTGGACAGCAGCAGCATCCTTCCTGATCGCATTCTGTTGATGGACACCTTCTTCCAGCTGGTCATTTACCACGGAGAG ACTATCGCTCAATGGAGGAAGGCTGGATACCAGGAAATGGCAGAGTATGAGAACTTCAAGCAGCTCCTTCAGGCTCCTCTGGACGATGCTCAGGAGATCTTGCAGACACGCTTCCCCATGCCCAGATACATCGACACCGAGCACGGAGGTTCACAGGCCCGCTTCCTCCTCTCTAAAGTCAACCCCTCCCAGACCCACAACAATCTCTACGCCTGGGGCCAG GAATCCGGAGCACCAATTCTCACAGACGACGTCAGCCTGCAAGTTTTTATGGACCATCTCAAGAAACTGGCTGTTTCGAGTTCAGCATAA